The Kwoniella dendrophila CBS 6074 chromosome 3, complete sequence genome contains a region encoding:
- a CDS encoding translation initiation factor eIF-1A has translation MPKNKGKGGKNNRRGKKEDGENKRELIFKEDGQEYAQVVKMLGNGRLEAKCLDGESRLAQIRGQMRKKVWIVVGDIILLSLRDFQDDRADVIHKYTADEARNLKTYGELKDFTLVENAEAGSEEEEEGIEFEEADIDDICELYSCSEYTFEC, from the exons ATGCCTAAG AACAAGGGAAAG GGTGGTAAAAACAACcgaagaggaaagaaagaagacgGAGAGAACAAACGAGAATTGATCTTCAAAGAAGAtggtcaag AATACGCTCAAGTAGTAAAAATGTTGGGTAACGGTCGATTAGAAGCTAAATGTCTTGATGGCGAATCTCGATTAGCTCAAATTAGAGGacaaatgagaaagaag GTATGGATCGTAGTAGGAGATATCATCTTGCTTTCATTGAGAGATTTCCAAGATGATCGAGCAGATGTGATTCACAAATATACTGCAGATGAAGCACGTAATTTGAAAACCTATGGTGAACTCAAAGACTTCACTTTGGTTGAGAATGCTGAAGCTGgtagtgaagaagaagaagaaggcatTGAATTCGAggaagctgatattgatgacATCTGTGAGTTATATTCATGTTCTGAATACACATTCGAATGTTGA